From Solibacillus sp. FSL W7-1464:
CGTTCATCTTCGCGGGCACGGGCGTATTTCATCGTTCGTGTGACTCCGTTCGTTACAGCAATCCCCACTACTTCACGTAAACGTTTTTGACGCTTCCAGTACGTAATGAGTGTTTTAAAATACGAACGTCTGCCGACAGGTGTGCCGTTTTCATTCAATTCTATCGAATCAAACAACTCGAAAAACAGATAAAGCAGCATCGAAATAAGAAGCATACTGCCGAACCAGATAATAGTTGTTATGTTGACAACATTTGAAACGATTCCCTGGTCATAATAGTCCGATCCGCGCAAATATGTATACCAGAAAACAAAGGTAGTCAGTGAAACACTGATCAGCACGGATAATAGTCTTTTCATCAAACTTATTTGTGAGCCGATTAAACGGCCGCTAATAAAGAATATCAGCGCTGATGCAATGAGCAGCTGTATTATTACTGAAATGAAATCCATTCAAATCGCCCCTTTAGGTCAAAGTTAAATGTGTATGCACTTCTACATTCCCTTTTAACGCTTTGCTAATCATACAAGTTTCCTCTGCCTTATATGCATAGCGCTCCGCTATCCGGCGGGCACGTTCATCTTCTTTGTTCTGCAGGTCAATAGCGACATAATGGTGGATCGCTTTGTATGTAAAAACACCATTCGTCACATCAACAAGCCCTTCTGATTTCAAATCCAGCTTTGCGTCAATTTGGCTTCTCTCCAGCATTGCCGCCAGTGTAATTAAATAACAGGTAGCCGCGGCACCTAGGAGCATTTCATCCGGGTTTGTCCCAACACCGGGTCCATCCATTTCGGGCGGAATCGATATTTGTGTCTGCAATCGTTCGGTTTTCAAGTCCCCAACCGCATTTCGCCCTCCTGGCCAGTCAATCGTTAACTTAAAAGTATGTACCGCCATAAATATCACTCTTTTCAATTTTCTTTAACTATAACATTTTGGTCCAAAACTTTCAGATTATTAAAACAGCCGATCAACAGAAAGCTCCTGTTAATCGGCTGTTTTTTACCATACGTTTTGTTTATATTTTTTATAGTAGTTGACCTGACGGATAAACATGTAGATTTTGCGCTTAAAATGCTTGTCCTGTTTGTAGAACAACGGATTTACAAGTTTCTTTTCCTTGATCAGACGTCGAATATCCTTTTTCACCGTTTCATCGTAAACGAATTTCTTCAATACAATTTTCGGAACGACTGAAAACAGGACATCTCCTTTTAAATACGAGCAAGGTTTCGGAATATCGTAAATCAGATCTTCCACAAAGTTGCGCGCCAAATTATGACCCATTGCATTAATATAATAACTAGAACGACCTTGACGAATATTTACTTCGAACACTTTAAACTTCCCGTCACGCTCATCGTATTTCAAATCAAAGTTACCGTACCCGCGATAGCCGACCGCTTCCAAAAAGCCGCGCAGCTTCGTCATCACTTCTTCGTTGTAGCGGGTTATAAGCGCTGTGTAATTGCCGATCGCTGTTTTCGTATGTTCCTGAAGGACAACTTGTGCAAACGATACAAGCTGTGTTTCCCCTTTTGCATTAACATAGACTACCGAATCCCACATTGCTGTATCATCACCGGGAATATAATCCTGAATAATGAGTTCTTCCTGGTAGCCGCTATTTTTGATCATATCGATTACTTTTTGAACTTCTTCTTTGCTTTCCACTTTGAAAACTTTCGCCTGGCCTTCAAAAGGATGACGGCTGTATTCAATTCCGTTACTCGGTTTAATAATAACCGGATACATCATTTCGGTTTCAAATGCACCATCTGTTTTGCAGTCGTAAAATACAGTCGTTGGTATATCGATGCCGTATTGTTCGCACAGCTTATAGAAATTGGATTTGATCTGCAAGTCATTCATTAAATTCTCATCGATATAGTTGAACACGAAGTAATCTCTTAAAATTGCACGGTTTTCAATGATTAAACGGACGTATAAATCGTTTGTACCGATTAAAATCAGTTTTTCCGCTTCATTTTCATATTTCTTCGCTACGCTAATTAATATTTTGGCAAACTGATCCGGTTCACCAAGTTTTTTGTCATATTCAATCGCACGCGGAATATTGCTCAAGTTCGTAAAAGGCAAAACACCTTTTCCTACTAGAATCGGACGGATTTTATATTCTTCATGGAAAGAAATCGCCATGTTATATGCATTAATATCAGTACCGACAATAATCGGTAAAAATGGTTGTCGAGTCATTACTATACTACCTCTCAATCTGTTCAACGGTCTTCTTATTTGATTTATCACTTATTTATCATACAATACTCTATCGATTTATGCTGTATTTTGTAAACGGTTTTTATTATTTCCCGTGTATTTTAATGAAACTTCTCCCCGTTTAAAACGTACGTATTAAGGAAGAGGTGATCGGGATGAATGCTCAATTACAATTATTTTTTACAAACATTGATAAAATCGTTTTATATTTTGGGGCAGATGCAAAATATTTTTATATTGACCTTGCATTAAAGCTGACTGTCCGCAATATCGTGTTCAACTATGAAGATTATGAAAAAGTCCGTCAGCAGATCAAAACCAATACAAAATGGTATAACTTTGCCCGGATTAATACTGAAATCATTAATACATACTTTGTTCATTATGCGAACAAACCTGAAAAAGTCAGTGAAACTTTAAATCTACATAAAATACTGACAAAGCAGTTTAACCGCCATGATGACAGCTATATTGCGGCTGCCTATTTAAAATCTGAAGAACAGATCGAGCGAATCGATCTGTTAATTAAAGATTTTATGTACAAAGAAAGCGTAAAACATGCGCCACTAAAACTTTCCACTAGTGCGATGCTTGCCGGACGGGCGGAAGACACAAAAGTACTGGCAAATAGTGTGGAACAGTATTATCAGTCACTTGTGTCAATCGGTTTTGAACGTACAAAGGACACGACCAATACAGCTGTCATTTTAACAATCGGAACAGGAGATTTTCATCACGAAACCTTTGCCCGGTTAAAAGAGCTGACGACGTATATTAAAAAGACAGAAATAACACTTACAACGCACCGTTACAATACGATAGCCCTGCTCTCACTCGCCAAGTTTGAAGTTCACCAATTTCCGGCACTCCATGATATGCATGAAGAAATCTGTCGCTTTTTAAAATTGGATCGGATGCATTTTAACTCTCTGCTTGTAGCAACCCAAATATACACATCGACCGAAGCAATCGGTAACCTATCTTTATATGATTCTCCACATTTATTTTCTCTGCTGCAGACCATTCAAATCTAGAACATTATAATAGCCACATTTCTGTTGGCGATGCTCATTTAACAATAAAAAACTGTGCCGAACCGGAATTGATTCCGTTCAGCACAGTTTTTATTAGTTTTGTTTACGTTCTTTCGCATATTCAGCAGCTGCTGTAAATACGATATCTGTTGAAGAATTCAATGCTGTTTCACAAGAATCCTGGATTACACCGATAATGAAACCAATTGCCACGACCTGCATCGCAATATCGTCCGAAATCCCGAATAAGCTACACGCTAACGGAATCAGTAACAGCGAGCCGCCCGCAACACCAGATGCACCTGCAGCTGATACTGCAGCCATTACCATTAAGATGACCGCAGTGAGGAAATCAACTTCGATTCCTAATGTATGAGCAGTTGCCATCGTCAGTACAGAAATTGTAATGGCTGCTCCGCCCATATTGATTGTTGCACCTAATGGTATCGATACAGCGTATGTATCTTTATTTAATTTCAGCTTTTCCGCCAATGCCATATTGACCGGAATGTTGGCCGCTGAACTACGTGTGAAGAAGGCTGTAATCCCACTCTCTTTTATAGATGTGAAGATTAGCGGGTACGGATTTCTTCTTGCTACCGCATATACAATTAGCGGATTCACAACGAGGGCCACGAAGAACATTGTTCCTACTAAAATCAGAATTAGACGGGCATATTCCCCTAAAGCTGAAAGACCTGTTGTAGAAATCGCTTCAAAAACTATTCCTAAAATACCGAATGGTGCTAAGCTAATGATCCATTGTACAACTTTCGTAATCGCCTCCGAAAAATTCGCAAGCACACCTTTTGTAGAATCATTGGATGCTTTTAAAGTAATTCCTAAAACAACTGCCCAAGCTAAAATGCCAAGATAATTTGCATTCATAATGGCAGTTACCGGATTTGTCACGATGTTGAACAGTAATGTTTCAAATACTTCAAGGATTCCGCTAGGCGGAGTCACATCCTGTGCTGCTGTTTTTAATGTTAATACTGTCGGGAAGATATAGCTTGCAATGACTGCTACAAATCCTGCCGCTAATGTCGCAACCCCGTATAAAGCAAGAATCATCTTCATATTTGTTGCTTTGCCGCCAGCATGTGAAGCAATCGCATTAATGACAAGCACAAACACCAAAATCGGTGCAACTGCTTTTAAAGCTGAAACGAACAGAGTACCTAGAATGGTAATACCACTTACTGCTTCAGGAATCGTCAGTGCTAAAATTACGCCAATAATTATACCAACAATAATACGGTTTACTAAGTTAATGCTGTTCCATTTCTCGAACATTCTCTTCATAATTTCCCCCGCTATTCTAAGATGTTACATTGCTTCTGGATGTTTGAGACAAGTAATTGATTTGATTATTACACTACAACAATTCTCCGACTGAAGCTCATTTTAATATAACTCTTCAAAATTTAATGATTTCTCTAGAACAATAATACAATGTGCGACTAAATAACACAACTGTATTTTCCCACAGTACACTATTCATATTCGTCTTTACTCTGTCGCTGAATTTTTTTGAATTATTTTATAAAATATTGAAGCTAATACTTGCTGAAATAACATCCCGAAAACGACCGGCATTGCTACTTTCGACGGAAAATATGTAGTAGCGATAACGACCCCTACCGCTATATTCCGCATTCCTCCATTAAAGACAAAAGTCGCCTGGTCCGCCTCAGATTTCCAAAACAGACGGCCTAGTAAAAGAGAAAATACATAACCCGAAACTGCTAAAAACAGAACAACGGCAATCACTTTCGCAAGTTCCAAATCGATTGTTTTTACATACGGAGCGATCGCACTACTATTAATCATAATAATTCCGAACAAACAGATTTTTGAAATTAAAGACATTGGTTTCCCATATTGTTCGAACAGCTTTCCTTTTGTCCATTCATTGACGAGGATACCTACTATCGAAGGCAGAACAATCATCCAAATGAGATCAAAAATAAGCGCTGGCGTATTTAGCGATATGGACTCCCCGACAACTAAATGCAAAATTAAAGGCATAAGTATCGGAGCAAGCAATGTATCGATCAAAATGATGGCGAGTGATAAAGGCAGATTTCCTTTACTGATCGTCACCCAAATGACGCTCGTAACTCCTGTTGGAACAGCAACCGAAATAAGGAAACCGATTGTTAATAGACGGTCATCGAATATGAGCTCCGCCAGAAAGAACGCCCATAAAGGCATAAGTATATGTAGAAAAGCAATCATAAATAAAATTGTTTTAGGGTATTGTTTAAACACTTTTATATCGCGGAATTTCAGATTCAAACTGCTGATGAAAGTCATCACTGCAAATAATAACGGGACTAGAAAAAGGAAATGTGTCCCGATTTTTTCGAGCAGAACACCGATGACTAAGCTAAGCGGTGTTAATACCGGCATCCACTTTTGAATAAATTGGTTGAGCGATTGTACCATGCACTGCGCCTCTTTTCATGAATTAGTATACCTTTACCGAATTGTAACATAAGCACAATGCGCCCGGACAAGATGAAAATCAGCCTTCTATTAAGCAATGGAACCATTTAAATAGATATGTCAGCCGACATTATGTTATTTTTATGATATGTATTTAAGGAGGTTTTACAGTGTCATTATCTAAAAAAGGCTATCTTGTACTATTTATCGGGATCCTTTTATTAATCAGTTCCATCTTCTTCACAACTAATTGGAACATAACAGCATGGCTAGTATTATTTAGCGTCAGTCTTCTATTCTGTACAGTCGGAATCATTATGTTAATTGTCAATTTAGTTAAACAAATAAATCTGGAAAAGCAGAATAAGTTAAACAAATGAAAAAATGAGCAACCTTATTGTTGGTTGCTCACCTTTATTTTTCTTCCTTTACGGACAGGATGTTTACGGCGTCTTCGTATTGAATGCGTACGGTTTTTCTGGCACGTACTGACGATCTTGCTTTTACCTGAACTTGCTTTTTTTCGCCATTATGCTCAATTTCCACTAGGAAGCATTTTGCCCCACATTGCATTTTCTTCAACTCCTTATTCCATCAATTATAACGACAATTCTCCTGATAATCTATTTGTTGGGCTTTCGTCAATACAGCAAAAAAGCCGTAAATAATGGACGTTACGACCATCATTTACGATCTTTTTCTATGTTGAGGGAACGATAATTTCCCCATCATCTTCATCTTCAATTTCTCCCACAATTTCGGACAGGATATCTTCCATCGTCACTAGACCAATTGTGATTCCTTTTTCGTCCGTTACAATTGCCATATGGTTGCGCGATTGCTGCATTTTTAAAAACACATCTTTTATCGCTACCGTTTCTTTATAGCGGGGAATCTCACGAATGTACGTAGCGAAAGGATTCGTACGCCCTGCAGCAATATCTGTCAGCATCTCCTTAGAGTTTATGAAACCGATAAAAGCTGCTGTATTTTTAGTACGCTCAATGACCGGGTAACGTGTAAATTCGTATTCATCAATTACAACAAGAATTTGCTCTAATGTATAAGTTTTTTCGATTGTAATCATTTCACTGCGCGGAATCATGACTTCCCTTAGCTTCCGCGTATCAAAAGCGAAAATATTTTCCAGATAGGCAAGCTCTGTCTGATTGATCTCACCGCCTTCGTAACTTTGCGTCACAATCAGTCTAAGCTCTTCTTCCGAGTAAACTGTATCGTGGCCGGCAGGTTTGACACCAAAGATTTTTAGCAACCCGCGAGCAGATCCGTTTAATACGGAGATAATTGGTCCGGTAATTTTCCCGAACCAATATAGCGGCGGTGCCAAAATTAGCGTCATTTTTTCAGCATATTGGATGGCCAGTGTTTTTGGCATCAACTCGCCAAGCACTACGTGTAAAAAAGTAACAACCGATAACGCAATTACATAAGAAAGGGCTGTCGCAACCGCGGCCGGAATGCTGAAATACTCAAAAACAGGCTCAAGCATTTTCTCTACGGTCGGTTCACCGAGTGCACCAAGAATTAACGCTGTAATCGTAATCCCAAGCTGACAGGCTGATAAATAATAATCCAGATCCTGTGTTACTTTTTTTGCAGTGACGGCTTTTTTATTGCCCTCTGCGATAAGCTGATCAACCCGTGACATGCGCACTTTTAAAATCGAGAACTCGGCTCCAACGAAAAAGGCTGTCAACAATATAAATACCGCAATTAAAATTAAATTTATAATTATAATACTGTCCAATTAATTCCCCCGAAATATGAGGGATTCACCTCCAAGACATCTAAAGTATCGATCATTTACTGCTGAAGTTTATATTGTCTTAATACAACTTCCTTGATTTGATAATTGTCCATATCTGAAATAACCCAAATATGGTCGTCGAATTTTATTTCATCACCGATTTGAAGCTCTTCTCCGTTTTTGATCGAATCGATATTCGTATGCTGAATCCAGCCCCCGATTGTATCAATCTCGTCACTGTCCTCAAACTCAAATCCGAAACGATCTTCCAGTTCATCGAGCAGTACACGTCCATTAATCGTATACTCGTTTTCCCCTGACTTACGGATATCATCTACTTCATCTTCGTCAAATTCATCCCGAATCTCTCCAACAAGCTCTTCCAAAACGTCTTCCATCGTTAATATACCGGCTGTACCGCCATATTCATCGATAATAACCGTCATATGCACTTTTGCCTTTTGCATTTTTAACAGGGCATCCTGGATACTCGTCACTCCTAAAACAAATGGGACTTTCGTTAAAAACTGCTCAAGCTGTACCGTCCGATTTGAAACGATATAGCTAAGGAGCTTGTTTGCGTTGACGACACCAATAATGCGGTCTTTATCATTATTTTCAACAATAGGATAGCGTGTATAGTTATGTTCATCCAAAATCCGGATAATCTCTTCGGCGTTCATATCTTTGTCGATTGTAACTAAGTCTGTTCTTGGCACCATAATATCTTTTGCAACCCGTTCATCAAAAGCGAATACATTTTCTAAATATTTCAGTTCTTGCTGGTCGATTTGGCCGCCCTGAAAACTTTGTGCCATAATGATTTTCAGTTCTTCTTCTGAATAGGCCTGTTCTTCACTTGCTGATTTAACACCGATTGCTCGTAACAGTAAACGCGAAGTGCCGTTTAACGCCTGGATAAACGGATACATAATTTTACCGAACCAGTAAAGCGGTCCTGCAAGCATTAATGTCACTTTCTCGGAAAACTGAATCGCTAACGTTTTTGGTGCCATTTCACCAATGACAACATGCAAATAACTTACAATGGCAAGTGCTATTATATAAGAAGCGGCCGAAGCTACTACATCCGAAACATTTAACCAGTCAAATACAGGATGCATCAGTTCTTTTACATACGGCTTCGTAAAAGCACCCAAACCGATTGCTGTAATTGTAATTCCAAGCTGACAGGCTGATAAATAATAATCCAGGTCCCCTGCCACTTTTTTCGCAATGACCGCTTTTTTATTGCCTTCTAAAATCAATTGATCAATACGCGATTTACGGATTTTTACGACAGCAAATTCTGCTGCTACGAAAAATGCGGTTAAACCTAAAAAGATAATTAATAAAATGATGTTTAATATGGTGTTTACGTCCAATTACTTCCCTCAGCGCGAGGGATTCACCTCCAAAATGATTTAATAATAATTTGGTCTTTCTCTTATGTACCCGACTATCCTATTGAACATGCAAACAATAATGATGAAGTTATTAATTCTTTTAAGAGAATTTCTGCCCCAAAACCATCACGTTACAGTTTAAGAAAATTATATAGTTTTTATTGTCCAATCACAATTAATTGTGCCCAAAAATATAAAATTACAAAAAAAGTTTTCAGCTTTGATTGAAACAAAGCTGAAAACCTTTAATAAATTTATTCAACATCGACTGAAGATTTAATAATTTCGCCGTTATATAATTGGACTTTTTCATACTCATCTTTCTCTACTTGAAGAACGAATGTATGGGGCATACCTTCGTCTTCACATTTTTGTCCGACATTGTCAATCAATTGAACCGCCAAGTAATTATCATGTTCGTAAACATTATCGACTGAAGTACCACAGCTGCCCGAATAAGTGACAATAAATACGGCCATATACTTATCCATATCAATTGTGAAATTGTCTACATCAAATCGGCCTTGCAGTGATTCAAATTGTCCTTGTGTATTTGCATAGGCAATATGCGGAACGAGTGATTCATAGATCGGTGCAATTTTTTCATCATACTTAACAATTTCGAATGGTACTGCCTCTTTCTCGGTAAATGTAACTTTTGAACTTTCTCCATTACTACAACCTGCCAACAATAATAGGATGATAGCAAACAAATATTTTTTCATTATAATTTCACTTCTCTTTCTCATCTTCATAGTGATTTTAGTCCAGTTACGCATATTTTTCAAATCTTCTATCTTTCAATAAAGTAATTGTGATTACGTTAACAATTTCCCCTAATTCCTTATGAAATAAAACATCTTAAAGAAAATCCATCTTTGGGCGAAAATTCTAATCATTAAGGTATTTCAACTATTAATAGGCGAATTCCTATTGGCGCTTACCTGCATTTACATACATTACAAAGAATACTGAAGAAAGAAGGTATGCTTGTTGTATCAAAATCCGTTTGAACGCTTTGATGAGAGCCCTGAAGGACAACCATTTCAACAACAGTTTTTCCCAGCCCCACCAGGACCAGGCCCAGGAGGTTTCCCAGGAAGCCCGGGTGGATTCCCCGGATCTGGACCGGGATTCCCTGGAGGTTTCCCAGGTGGCGGCGGCCCCGGCGGCTTCCCTGGAAGTCCCGGAGGCGGATCTGGTGGAGGACCTGGAGGCAATACGCAAATGCCAATGGGACCACCCCCTAGTTTCACTCCGCAAATGCAGCAACTTTCCGCTAGCCATTCTCAGCAAGGTTCCAGTGGTATAAGACGCTGTATGTACCGCAATACGTTTATATGGCAAAGAAACGGTAGCAGCTTCTGGTTCTTCCCGACATTCGTTGCGCCAAATGTCATATTAGGCTTTAGATGGAGTCGTTTCGGCTGGATATTCAGTTCCGTTAACCGAAATTCAATACTGACTTTCCAATGCTTCTAACCTAAATATAAAAGCTCTTATGCGGCAGTGTTCATTACTGTGCCATAAGAGCTTTTACTTATTATGCTGCTTCTTTGCTGTTTTACTTACCTGTATTTTTTCATAGCAGAGCGTGTAATTGGCTGAGCGACTAATAGCTCAATTCAGGACAAACTCTTCCTGTTGTTTTCATCTCACGGTCAACTTCAGCAACAGAAAAAGCAATGACAATAATCGCCATTGCTTCGCTGACTTCGTAAATAAATTAAAAGGTTACAGCTTCAGTTCCTGTGGTTCACCATCATTCATTAATTTGATTGTGATTGGATCAAATTGAAGTGTCACCATATCCCCGTCTTCTGAAGTAAAAACATCTTTAAAGAAGTTTGTGATTTTCAACTTCAATGTATCATCCTTTACTTCGCTCAATTTTGCTGTAATTTCTAAATACGGGGCATGAAGATCTTCCTTAGTATAGCCCAGTAAAATATGTGTATAAGGATTTTCATTCAGATCGTACACTTTTTGAGAGTCTTCGGTTGTTGTCGCATAGAGCGTAAAATTTTCATTAGTAAATGTCATGTAGCGGACATAAGGGTGGCGTCCATTTAATGTAGCCATTGTCCCAATTTTATGGTCTTTAATAATTGAAAGTACTTTTTCTTTTAGTGTTTCCATTACGCTGCCTCCCTTAGTATAGTTGAATCTCTTCCTGGTTTTTTCCGTTTTTATTCATAATTCTCATTCGTGTCGGCGTAACTTGAATTAGCACAAAGTTTCCGTCCGCATGCTCCGGATATTTTTCAAGCAGCTGCTGCTTCACAACATCATTTAATGTTGTCGCCGCATTGCCTTCGATCTCCAGAAACGTTTCAAGTATTCCTTCGCCTTCATACCCTAATAAAATATGGGTACCGCCATATTCCGTAATTTCACGCACTACTTCCGAATCTTCCTGTGCCACCGTATACAGTTTCGACTCTACGTAGTCGAATGTCATATAGCGTGAGTTCGGTACACCGTTATTATTTGTGGCCATAACGCCAATGCTGTTTTCATTTAAAATTTGCAATGCAATTTCTTTATTGCTTTTACTCATATTTTCACTCCTCCGGTAATTTAAGTTCCATCATTCGTGAGATGAGAAGCACGTCCAACCGTATGTAATTCCAAATCAATGGGTAAACCGCTGTTGTGCTGATGCTTTTATAATTCCCTTAATAAATTTAAATAAAACAATTTTTCACCTATTTAACTTGGCAAATAACCTTTTAACCTTCCACCATTCAGAAAATCTCAATTAAAAATTCCTCTCCCTCAATCATGTGAACTGTAAAAAATTAAAAGTTATAGGGATATTTGTTTGAATATTAAAAAAATTGTAGATAAAATGAAATTGGAATAGATATCCTTTATTCTGCATGAAAACTATATGTAAGGAGGACATTGAATGAAAAGATTTACTTGGCTTTCTCTTATTCTTACAGCTCTTTTATTAGTTTTGGCTGCGTGCGGCGACTCCGAAGAGACGACAAATGATTCAACTCAAGGCGATAGCGGCACGACAGAAGGGACAGAAGAAAATGCTTCCGGCAAGCTCGTCATTTACACAGGGCGTGACGAAAACATGGTACAGGGTGTTATTGAA
This genomic window contains:
- a CDS encoding OsmC family protein, which translates into the protein MAVHTFKLTIDWPGGRNAVGDLKTERLQTQISIPPEMDGPGVGTNPDEMLLGAAATCYLITLAAMLERSQIDAKLDLKSEGLVDVTNGVFTYKAIHHYVAIDLQNKEDERARRIAERYAYKAEETCMISKALKGNVEVHTHLTLT
- a CDS encoding carboxylate--amine ligase — encoded protein: MTRQPFLPIIVGTDINAYNMAISFHEEYKIRPILVGKGVLPFTNLSNIPRAIEYDKKLGEPDQFAKILISVAKKYENEAEKLILIGTNDLYVRLIIENRAILRDYFVFNYIDENLMNDLQIKSNFYKLCEQYGIDIPTTVFYDCKTDGAFETEMMYPVIIKPSNGIEYSRHPFEGQAKVFKVESKEEVQKVIDMIKNSGYQEELIIQDYIPGDDTAMWDSVVYVNAKGETQLVSFAQVVLQEHTKTAIGNYTALITRYNEEVMTKLRGFLEAVGYRGYGNFDLKYDERDGKFKVFEVNIRQGRSSYYINAMGHNLARNFVEDLIYDIPKPCSYLKGDVLFSVVPKIVLKKFVYDETVKKDIRRLIKEKKLVNPLFYKQDKHFKRKIYMFIRQVNYYKKYKQNVW
- a CDS encoding DUF4003 family protein; the protein is MNAQLQLFFTNIDKIVLYFGADAKYFYIDLALKLTVRNIVFNYEDYEKVRQQIKTNTKWYNFARINTEIINTYFVHYANKPEKVSETLNLHKILTKQFNRHDDSYIAAAYLKSEEQIERIDLLIKDFMYKESVKHAPLKLSTSAMLAGRAEDTKVLANSVEQYYQSLVSIGFERTKDTTNTAVILTIGTGDFHHETFARLKELTTYIKKTEITLTTHRYNTIALLSLAKFEVHQFPALHDMHEEICRFLKLDRMHFNSLLVATQIYTSTEAIGNLSLYDSPHLFSLLQTIQI
- the sstT gene encoding serine/threonine transporter SstT, with protein sequence MKRMFEKWNSINLVNRIIVGIIIGVILALTIPEAVSGITILGTLFVSALKAVAPILVFVLVINAIASHAGGKATNMKMILALYGVATLAAGFVAVIASYIFPTVLTLKTAAQDVTPPSGILEVFETLLFNIVTNPVTAIMNANYLGILAWAVVLGITLKASNDSTKGVLANFSEAITKVVQWIISLAPFGILGIVFEAISTTGLSALGEYARLILILVGTMFFVALVVNPLIVYAVARRNPYPLIFTSIKESGITAFFTRSSAANIPVNMALAEKLKLNKDTYAVSIPLGATINMGGAAITISVLTMATAHTLGIEVDFLTAVILMVMAAVSAAGASGVAGGSLLLIPLACSLFGISDDIAMQVVAIGFIIGVIQDSCETALNSSTDIVFTAAAEYAKERKQN
- a CDS encoding bile acid:sodium symporter family protein; amino-acid sequence: MVQSLNQFIQKWMPVLTPLSLVIGVLLEKIGTHFLFLVPLLFAVMTFISSLNLKFRDIKVFKQYPKTILFMIAFLHILMPLWAFFLAELIFDDRLLTIGFLISVAVPTGVTSVIWVTISKGNLPLSLAIILIDTLLAPILMPLILHLVVGESISLNTPALIFDLIWMIVLPSIVGILVNEWTKGKLFEQYGKPMSLISKICLFGIIMINSSAIAPYVKTIDLELAKVIAVVLFLAVSGYVFSLLLGRLFWKSEADQATFVFNGGMRNIAVGVVIATTYFPSKVAMPVVFGMLFQQVLASIFYKIIQKNSATE
- a CDS encoding hemolysin family protein, giving the protein MDSIIIINLILIAVFILLTAFFVGAEFSILKVRMSRVDQLIAEGNKKAVTAKKVTQDLDYYLSACQLGITITALILGALGEPTVEKMLEPVFEYFSIPAAVATALSYVIALSVVTFLHVVLGELMPKTLAIQYAEKMTLILAPPLYWFGKITGPIISVLNGSARGLLKIFGVKPAGHDTVYSEEELRLIVTQSYEGGEINQTELAYLENIFAFDTRKLREVMIPRSEMITIEKTYTLEQILVVIDEYEFTRYPVIERTKNTAAFIGFINSKEMLTDIAAGRTNPFATYIREIPRYKETVAIKDVFLKMQQSRNHMAIVTDEKGITIGLVTMEDILSEIVGEIEDEDDGEIIVPST
- a CDS encoding hemolysin family protein, whose amino-acid sequence is MDVNTILNIILLIIFLGLTAFFVAAEFAVVKIRKSRIDQLILEGNKKAVIAKKVAGDLDYYLSACQLGITITAIGLGAFTKPYVKELMHPVFDWLNVSDVVASAASYIIALAIVSYLHVVIGEMAPKTLAIQFSEKVTLMLAGPLYWFGKIMYPFIQALNGTSRLLLRAIGVKSASEEQAYSEEELKIIMAQSFQGGQIDQQELKYLENVFAFDERVAKDIMVPRTDLVTIDKDMNAEEIIRILDEHNYTRYPIVENNDKDRIIGVVNANKLLSYIVSNRTVQLEQFLTKVPFVLGVTSIQDALLKMQKAKVHMTVIIDEYGGTAGILTMEDVLEELVGEIRDEFDEDEVDDIRKSGENEYTINGRVLLDELEDRFGFEFEDSDEIDTIGGWIQHTNIDSIKNGEELQIGDEIKFDDHIWVISDMDNYQIKEVVLRQYKLQQ
- a CDS encoding Fe-S oxidoreductase, which codes for MKKYLFAIILLLLAGCSNGESSKVTFTEKEAVPFEIVKYDEKIAPIYESLVPHIAYANTQGQFESLQGRFDVDNFTIDMDKYMAVFIVTYSGSCGTSVDNVYEHDNYLAVQLIDNVGQKCEDEGMPHTFVLQVEKDEYEKVQLYNGEIIKSSVDVE
- a CDS encoding pyridoxamine 5'-phosphate oxidase family protein, with translation METLKEKVLSIIKDHKIGTMATLNGRHPYVRYMTFTNENFTLYATTTEDSQKVYDLNENPYTHILLGYTKEDLHAPYLEITAKLSEVKDDTLKLKITNFFKDVFTSEDGDMVTLQFDPITIKLMNDGEPQELKL
- a CDS encoding pyridoxamine 5'-phosphate oxidase family protein, which gives rise to MSKSNKEIALQILNENSIGVMATNNNGVPNSRYMTFDYVESKLYTVAQEDSEVVREITEYGGTHILLGYEGEGILETFLEIEGNAATTLNDVVKQQLLEKYPEHADGNFVLIQVTPTRMRIMNKNGKNQEEIQLY